The following proteins come from a genomic window of Trifolium pratense cultivar HEN17-A07 linkage group LG4, ARS_RC_1.1, whole genome shotgun sequence:
- the LOC123919870 gene encoding E3 ubiquitin-protein ligase At1g63170-like: MNSRCLLNSNSIVQSSSSYAERADRDGSSRNRPQLVSSPPSFSVRMAMRISRSRWFTLLRRVFHYQNGSRSNLGSNPFNSSTWLMLEFIVLFVQIIISTFILAISMREKPVWPMRVWISGYDIGCVLNLLMVYGRYRQIYLIQGDTLSLSDMEQQRNNEETRMPHLMNKCRTSLEFFFAIWFVMGNVWFFDSRFGSFQQAPKLHVLCITLLTWNAICYSFPFLLFLLLCCCVPLISTLLGYNMNMASSNKGATDEQISQLPSWIHKEPHTKLEPADDSESIENFINEDPECCICLAKYKDKEELRQLPCSHVFHLKCVDQWLKILSCCPLCKQGLER, encoded by the exons atgaattctAGGTGTTTGTTGAATTCCAACAGCATAGTTCAATCTTCTTCAAGTTATGCAGAAAGAGCAGATAGAGATGGTAGTTCTAGAAATAGACCTCAACTTGTCTCGTCACCGCCTTCGTTTTCGGTTAGGATGGCGATGAGAATATCTAGATCAAGATGGTTTACCTTGTTAAGAAGAGTTTTTCATTACCAAAATGGATCAAGGTCTAATCTTGGCTCTAATCCTTTCAATTCGAGTACTTGGTTGATGTTGGAGTTTATTGTTTTGTTCGTACAAATAATCATTTCTACATTCATTTTGGCTATTTCAATGAGGGAGAAACCTGTTTGGCCTATGAGGGTATGGATATCTGGTTATGATATTGGATGTGTTCTTAATCTGCTTATGGTTTATGGCCGGTATCGACAAATTTATCTTATTCAAGGAGATACTCTTAGTCTTTCTGATATGGAACAGCAGAGAAACAATGAAGAAACAAG GATGCCACACTTGATGAACAAATGCAGGACATCACTGGAGTTTTTCTTTGCCATATGGTTTGTGATGGGAAATGTTTGGTTTTTCGACTCACGTTTTGGTTCATTTCAACAAGCTCCAAAACTTCATGTCCTCTGCATCACATTGCTTACTTGGAATGCAATCTGCTACTCTTTCCCTTTCCTACTTTTTCTTCTGTTATGCTGTTGTGTACCACTGATCAGCACCCTCCTTGGTTACAACATGAACATGGCCTCTTCTAATAAAGGTGCGACTGATGAACAAATTTCGCAACTTCCAAGTTGGATACATAAAGAACCTCATACCAAGTTAGAGCCTGCCGATGACTCTGAAAGCATTGAAAATTTTATCAATGAAGATCCG GAATGTTGCATTTGCTTAGCAAAATACAAAGACAAAGAAGAACTTAGGCAATTGCCATGTTCTCATGTGTTCCACCTAAAATGTGTGGACCAGTGGCTGAAAATTTTATCTTGCTGTCCACTCTGCAAACAAGGTTTAGAGAGGTAG